The proteins below come from a single Myxococcus xanthus genomic window:
- a CDS encoding pesticin C-terminus-like muramidase, with product MTGIDRSSSSRSSQRESRVSGGDAARGLRNETNRREDARQPEQNKAKGYSVKDGWDSRPAHAAKQSQPAVEAQAVAAEDGVAAATEPDVDWDFIAEQEGRAVQDGYVPDATGSKSGVTVGTGVDLGARDMNDLDRLGLSDALKTKLEPYLGKQGQDAADFLAENPLNLTAEEVKELDRAVKGEALDNVVKEYNTEVERLNAADGGSRPKFAELPREMQTVIASVGFQYGSLKTATPNFFAQVTEQRWDDAKANLEDFGDRYPSRRGREADLLGEGIATLS from the coding sequence ATGACTGGAATCGATCGCTCTTCGTCTTCAAGAAGCTCCCAGCGGGAATCGCGCGTGTCGGGAGGGGACGCCGCCCGCGGCCTCCGGAATGAGACGAACCGGCGCGAGGACGCGCGGCAGCCCGAGCAGAACAAGGCCAAGGGCTATTCGGTGAAGGACGGCTGGGATTCGCGGCCCGCCCACGCGGCGAAGCAGTCGCAACCGGCGGTCGAGGCCCAGGCCGTGGCCGCGGAGGACGGAGTTGCCGCCGCGACGGAGCCGGATGTCGACTGGGACTTCATCGCCGAGCAGGAAGGCCGGGCGGTACAGGATGGCTATGTCCCGGACGCCACGGGGAGCAAGAGCGGCGTTACCGTGGGCACGGGCGTGGACCTGGGCGCCCGGGACATGAACGATTTGGACCGGCTGGGGCTGTCGGACGCGCTGAAGACGAAGCTGGAGCCCTACCTGGGCAAGCAGGGCCAGGACGCCGCGGACTTCCTGGCGGAGAACCCGCTGAACCTGACGGCGGAAGAGGTCAAGGAGCTGGACCGGGCCGTGAAGGGTGAGGCGCTGGACAACGTGGTCAAGGAGTACAACACCGAGGTCGAGCGCCTGAACGCCGCGGACGGTGGCAGCCGGCCGAAGTTCGCGGAGCTGCCGCGGGAGATGCAGACGGTGATTGCCTCCGTGGGCTTCCAGTACGGCTCGCTGAAGACGGCCACGCCCAACTTCTTCGCGCAGGTGACGGAGCAGCGGTGGGACGACGCGAAGGCCAACCTGGAGGACTTCGGTGACCGCTATCCGTCGCGCCGTGGCCGCGAGGCGGATCTGCTGGGTGAGGGCATCGCGACCCTGAGCTGA
- a CDS encoding sigma-54-dependent transcriptional regulator, whose translation MPASVLIVDDEKNILLTLSQSLQLAGYQTHLANSGQVALDVVSARPVDAVLMDVKMPDMDGLTALAKLTELKPELPVIMMSGHGTIDTAVKATQLGARDFLEKPIARERLLVALRNVLKHQAAMAELQELRAQLGRYDMVGSGPAMQRIFSLIQRTAPSEGRVLITGENGTGKELIARALHQHSKRKGQPFVKLNCAAVPHELIESELFGHEKGAFTGAVSVRRGKFELAHEGTLFLDEIGDMPQAMQAKLLRVLQEGELERVGGAETHKVDVRVVAATNKNLEAEIAAGRFREDLYYRINVVQIHSPPLRERREDLPDLIKTFLDEACAKNGRRPLTLSPDALAVMSAYDYPGNVRELRNLVERLAILCEGPIVTRTDALELLPRGRNVPPPAPVETPASPLPPPSPEAAVVLASSTPAPAIAAPVATEPPAPVGFRPRADRTFREQVEDAEREIIQHVLSHTHDNVTEAARLLDLERGHFYKKMKALGLRRGSSES comes from the coding sequence ATGCCCGCCTCTGTCCTCATCGTCGATGACGAGAAGAACATCCTCCTCACCCTGAGCCAGTCGCTCCAACTGGCGGGGTATCAGACGCACCTGGCAAACAGCGGGCAGGTGGCCCTGGATGTCGTCAGCGCCCGTCCCGTGGACGCGGTGCTGATGGACGTGAAGATGCCGGACATGGACGGCCTCACGGCCCTGGCGAAGCTGACCGAGCTGAAGCCGGAGCTGCCCGTCATCATGATGTCCGGGCACGGCACCATCGACACCGCGGTGAAGGCTACCCAGTTGGGGGCCAGGGATTTCCTGGAAAAGCCAATCGCCCGGGAGCGGCTGCTGGTGGCGCTGCGCAACGTGCTCAAGCACCAGGCGGCCATGGCGGAGCTCCAGGAGCTGCGGGCGCAGTTGGGCCGCTACGACATGGTCGGCAGTGGACCGGCCATGCAGCGCATCTTCTCGCTCATCCAGCGAACGGCGCCGTCCGAGGGCCGCGTGCTGATTACGGGTGAGAACGGCACGGGCAAGGAGCTCATCGCGCGGGCGCTGCACCAGCACTCGAAGCGCAAGGGGCAGCCCTTCGTGAAGCTCAACTGCGCCGCGGTGCCGCACGAGCTCATCGAGAGCGAGCTGTTCGGCCACGAGAAGGGCGCCTTCACCGGCGCGGTGAGCGTGCGGCGAGGCAAGTTCGAGCTGGCCCACGAGGGCACGCTCTTCCTGGACGAGATTGGCGACATGCCGCAGGCGATGCAGGCCAAGCTGCTGCGCGTGTTGCAGGAAGGCGAGTTGGAGCGCGTGGGCGGCGCGGAGACGCACAAGGTGGACGTGCGCGTCGTCGCGGCGACGAACAAGAACCTGGAGGCGGAGATTGCCGCCGGGCGCTTCCGCGAGGACCTCTACTACCGCATCAACGTGGTGCAGATTCATTCGCCTCCGCTGCGTGAGCGGCGCGAAGATTTGCCGGACCTCATCAAGACGTTCCTCGACGAGGCCTGCGCCAAGAATGGACGCCGGCCGTTGACGCTGTCCCCCGACGCGCTGGCGGTGATGAGCGCCTACGACTATCCCGGCAACGTGCGCGAGCTGCGCAACCTCGTGGAGCGGCTGGCCATCCTGTGTGAAGGCCCCATCGTCACCCGGACGGATGCGCTGGAGCTGTTGCCCCGGGGCCGGAACGTGCCGCCGCCCGCACCGGTGGAGACACCCGCGAGCCCCCTACCCCCTCCTTCTCCCGAGGCGGCCGTGGTCCTGGCGTCCAGTACGCCCGCGCCCGCCATCGCCGCCCCGGTGGCGACCGAGCCTCCCGCGCCCGTGGGCTTCCGGCCTCGCGCGGACCGGACGTTCCGCGAGCAGGTGGAAGACGCCGAGCGGGAAATCATCCAGCACGTGCTTTCCCATACACACGACAACGTGACGGAAGCCGCGCGATTGCTCGACCTGGAACGCGGTCACTTCTACAAAAAAATGAAGGCCCTGGGCTTGCGCCGCGGCAGCTCCGAGTCGTAA
- a CDS encoding AzlC family ABC transporter permease, translating into MAMGHVDRSLVRDVAAIAAASSVIGASFGAISVASGLSVWVASAMSVFVFAGGSQFMAVGVVAGGGSPVAAVIAGLLLNARHLPFGLVISDVLGRHWLVRLIGTHLMVDESVAFALAQSTPERRKAAYWLCGGALFVAWNVGVLVGALAGTALGSPEAMGLDAAFPAGLLALLLPSLTAPAKPPNAEPGTAEGEVETARAHEARAAAARARWVAGGAALIALATTPILPTGVPVLLSLLALGLVLR; encoded by the coding sequence ATGGCCATGGGGCATGTGGATCGAAGTCTGGTTCGGGATGTCGCGGCGATTGCCGCCGCCTCTAGCGTCATCGGGGCTTCGTTCGGTGCCATCTCGGTGGCGTCGGGATTGTCGGTGTGGGTCGCGTCGGCCATGTCCGTGTTCGTCTTCGCGGGCGGTTCGCAGTTCATGGCCGTGGGGGTGGTGGCGGGCGGTGGCAGTCCCGTGGCCGCGGTCATCGCGGGGCTGCTGCTCAACGCGAGGCACCTGCCGTTCGGTCTGGTGATTTCGGACGTGCTTGGAAGGCACTGGCTCGTGCGGCTGATTGGCACGCACTTGATGGTGGACGAGTCCGTGGCGTTCGCGCTCGCGCAGTCCACGCCGGAGCGTCGGAAGGCGGCGTACTGGCTGTGCGGTGGGGCGCTGTTCGTGGCCTGGAATGTGGGCGTCCTCGTCGGCGCCCTGGCGGGAACGGCGCTGGGCAGCCCGGAGGCGATGGGGCTCGATGCCGCGTTTCCCGCCGGGTTGCTGGCGCTGCTGCTGCCGTCGCTGACCGCCCCCGCCAAGCCTCCGAACGCCGAGCCCGGTACCGCGGAGGGGGAGGTCGAGACAGCACGCGCCCACGAAGCCCGCGCGGCGGCTGCCCGGGCGCGCTGGGTGGCGGGGGGCGCGGCGCTCATCGCGCTCGCCACCACGCCGATTCTTCCCACAGGGGTTCCCGTGCTGCTCTCGCTGCTGGCGCTCGGGCTGGTGCTGCGATGA
- a CDS encoding aminotransferase class V-fold PLP-dependent enzyme translates to MFKAPDSDGAASAAESVDCRPLITSLSDVGLLSKERGRALTDKLNRFFEAVRAPSKKTDEAFWTDFQQEFGFATVAPSERVTPMNAANLCPEPTALIESLNELRLEYNLNVSQQMRTVQGERVLQLERTRKSLAFGLGLSDPTDLAIVRNATEANNAINCGFRGWSADGNDTVVMWAENHPTNREAWKMRAEWPGGPTPFKVEEVSFPTNAPEADIATAFINRITERTRFVTYTETANSNGFRMPESVMRAIWAHVKTNRPNCHVHIDGTMAWGARPLDLANAYCHSLVSSAHKWFLGPKETGILFMRKEKARNFMPSIFGYDYRIVIVPYRELPENALRFELIGQRDDVNIIALDLTQKMWTALQPRRPYERIAQLAQHLMSRLQQTGSRWKLVTPSDPARSWGVVRVEAPKEHREKTLYDWLYEDPRYHIAGSGDDKTFRLCPHIYNTIADVDRAVDGMNAWYDDKRL, encoded by the coding sequence ATGTTCAAAGCCCCCGACTCCGACGGGGCCGCCAGCGCGGCCGAGTCCGTCGATTGCCGTCCCCTCATCACGTCACTGTCCGACGTGGGGCTCCTTTCCAAGGAGCGAGGACGCGCGCTGACTGACAAGCTGAACCGCTTCTTTGAGGCGGTCCGTGCCCCATCAAAGAAGACCGACGAGGCGTTCTGGACGGATTTCCAGCAGGAGTTTGGCTTCGCGACGGTCGCGCCCTCCGAGCGCGTCACGCCGATGAACGCCGCCAACCTCTGCCCGGAGCCCACGGCGCTCATCGAGTCGCTCAACGAGCTGCGCCTCGAATACAACCTCAACGTCTCGCAACAGATGCGCACCGTGCAGGGCGAGCGGGTGCTCCAGTTGGAGCGGACGCGCAAGAGTCTGGCCTTCGGCCTGGGCCTGAGCGACCCGACCGACCTCGCCATCGTGCGTAATGCCACGGAGGCGAACAACGCCATCAACTGCGGCTTCCGGGGCTGGAGCGCGGACGGGAATGACACAGTGGTGATGTGGGCGGAGAACCATCCCACCAACCGCGAGGCCTGGAAAATGCGAGCCGAGTGGCCCGGCGGCCCGACGCCCTTCAAGGTGGAGGAGGTGTCCTTCCCGACGAACGCCCCGGAGGCGGACATCGCGACGGCCTTCATCAATCGAATCACCGAGCGCACGCGCTTCGTGACGTACACTGAGACGGCCAACAGCAATGGCTTCCGCATGCCCGAGTCGGTGATGCGCGCCATCTGGGCCCACGTGAAGACGAACCGGCCAAACTGCCATGTCCACATCGATGGCACGATGGCGTGGGGCGCGCGCCCGCTTGACCTGGCGAACGCGTACTGCCACAGCCTCGTCTCCAGCGCCCACAAGTGGTTCCTGGGGCCCAAGGAGACGGGCATCCTCTTCATGCGCAAGGAGAAGGCCCGGAACTTCATGCCGAGCATCTTCGGGTACGACTACCGCATCGTCATCGTGCCGTACCGGGAGCTGCCGGAGAACGCGCTGAGGTTCGAGCTCATCGGGCAGCGCGACGACGTGAACATCATCGCGCTAGACCTCACCCAGAAGATGTGGACGGCGCTGCAACCGCGCAGACCTTACGAGCGGATCGCCCAACTCGCCCAGCACCTCATGTCACGGCTCCAGCAGACGGGGAGCCGGTGGAAGCTCGTCACGCCGAGCGACCCGGCGCGCAGTTGGGGCGTGGTGCGCGTCGAGGCGCCGAAGGAGCACCGGGAGAAGACGCTGTACGACTGGCTCTACGAAGACCCGCGCTACCACATCGCGGGCTCCGGGGACGACAAGACGTTCCGCCTGTGCCCTCACATCTACAACACGATTGCTGATGTGGACCGGGCCGTCGATGGGATGAATGCCTGGTACGATGACAAGCGTTTGTGA
- a CDS encoding helix-turn-helix domain-containing protein codes for MAWQPRRPSAEQQQERVARELRVSEAAISKWAARLRSGGLRALRARRHPGQPSRLTPTQWQQVATILRAGTLVAGFPTERWMLRRVAQVIMVRGYAAGTYNLTLTYRFP; via the coding sequence ATGGCTTGGCAGCCTCGCCGGCCTTCCGCCGAGCAGCAGCAGGAGCGCGTCGCGCGTGAATTGAGGGTGTCCGAGGCCGCGATAAGCAAGTGGGCCGCGCGGCTGCGTTCGGGCGGACTGCGTGCGCTGCGTGCACGCCGACACCCGGGGCAACCTTCGCGATTGACGCCCACGCAATGGCAACAGGTGGCCACGATTCTGCGCGCAGGCACACTCGTAGCGGGCTTTCCCACCGAGCGCTGGATGCTGCGGCGTGTCGCGCAGGTCATCATGGTGCGCGGCTACGCGGCGGGCACCTACAACCTGACGCTGACGTACAGATTCCCGTAG
- a CDS encoding AzlD domain-containing protein has product MTLLPILVLAAGTYAFRLAGPLLSQRMQVSARVQGLLSLSAIALLTALVATATLTSNGGFSGWARPAGVLAGAVLAWRRLPFVVVVVGAAGVTALLRMAGVG; this is encoded by the coding sequence ATGACGCTGCTCCCCATCCTGGTTCTGGCGGCGGGCACCTATGCCTTCCGGCTCGCGGGCCCGCTGCTGAGCCAGCGCATGCAGGTGTCCGCGCGGGTCCAGGGCCTGCTGTCCCTCTCCGCGATTGCGCTGCTCACCGCGCTGGTGGCCACGGCCACGCTGACGTCGAACGGGGGCTTCTCGGGCTGGGCACGTCCGGCGGGGGTGCTCGCTGGCGCCGTGCTGGCGTGGCGGAGGCTGCCCTTCGTCGTCGTGGTGGTGGGGGCGGCGGGTGTTACAGCTTTGTTACGAATGGCGGGTGTAGGTTGA